A genomic window from Elaeis guineensis isolate ETL-2024a chromosome 3, EG11, whole genome shotgun sequence includes:
- the LOC105041087 gene encoding G-type lectin S-receptor-like serine/threonine-protein kinase At2g19130 has translation MKWASLDLLFLIRTDMAVIRLLFTSLLLLPFFPFFSSRAKLHAATDTLSRGQSLSGDQTLVSKGGNFEFGFFTPGNSHKYYVGIWYKKVSKQTVVWVANREKPGVNDSASELNLSEDGNLVLTHSKNQIWSSNSTSTASNSTIAVLLDNGNLMLKDEYSSHILWQSFDHPTNTWLPGAKLGYDKLDKVDSFLTSWKNSEDPSPGPFSVEISSKGISQFFFLANRTREYWTTGVWDGQIFSAIPEMRSNYFFNFNYVANMNVNYFSYYVRDTSSISNFMLDFTGLMIRQQWDPTTQNWTLYCSLPRDPCDVYALCGSFSSCSNYSSPSCECLQGFEPLSMEEWNLGDHTRGCARKTSLQCDENDGFMKLSGVQLPTNPESLAVSSAKECQSTCLKNCSCVIFSYGSKCLMWNGDFLNLKKLSVSSNNDAKLGVLYLRLAGSELARPKSEKLRTVAVISSVVALVLITSFVLVLIWRFCWKPTLGNPEAAQGFLVPFDYKAIKRATKDFSEKLGQGSFGTVFKGILPDSTVIAVKKLEGVRQGEKQFRMEVSTIGMIQHVNLVRLLGFCSEGDKRLLVYDYIPGGSLDSYLFKSSSKILDWKQRYQVALGIARGLAYLHEKCRECIMHCDIKPENVLLDMNMCPKIADFGMAKLLGHEFSRVLTSMRGTFGYLAPEWLTGSAITPKADVYTYGLMLLEIISGRRNTDRIGDGEFGYFPLWAAIKVNEGDCLCLLDEKLEGGADIEELSRASKIACWCIQDQESSRPTMGHVVQQLEGVLDMGMPPIPSLLQKLVVDSRISTLSESTG, from the coding sequence ATGAAATGGGCATCACTTGATTTACTCTTTCTAATCAGAACAGATATGGCTGTCATCAGACTTTTGTTCACTTCTCTTCTGTTGCTTCCTTTCTTTCCATTCTTCTCCTCCCGTGCCAAACTCCATGCTGCTACCGATACCCTCTCTCGAGGCCAGTCTCTCTCTGGGGACCAGACCTTAGTGTCCAAGGGTGGCAACTTCGAATTTGGTTTCTTCACCCCAGGTAACTCCCACAAGTACTATGTAGGCATCTGGTATAAGAAGGTCTCCAAGCAAACTGTAGTTTGGGTGGCGAACAGGGAGAAACCTGGCGTCAATGATTCAGCTTCAGAGCTAAATCTATCTGAAGATGGCAATCTAGTGCTCACGCACTCCAAAAACCAAATCTGGTCATCCAATTCAACCTCCACTGCTTCAAACTCCACAATCGCAGTGCTCCTTGACAATGGTAATCTCATGTTAAAAGATGAGTACAGTTCTCATATTTTGTGGCAAAGCTTTGATCACCCAACAAACACATGGCTCCCTGGAGCTAAGTTGGGGTATGATAAGCTCGACAAGGTGGACAGTTTCCTCACTTCGTGGAAGAATTCAGAAGATCCTTCACCTGGGCCCTTCTCTGTCGAGATCAGCTCGAAAGGCATCAGTCAGTTCTTCTTTCTGGCTAACAGGACTCGAGAGTACTGGACTACTGGGGTTTGGGATGGGCAAATATTTAGTGCGATCCCAGAAATGAGATCAAACTACTTCTTCAACTTCAACTATGTCGCCAACATGAATGTGAACTACTTCAGTTACTATGTCCGCGACACTTCCTCTATCTCGAACTTCATGTTGGATTTCACAGGCCTTATGATACGCCAGCAATGGGACCCAACCACACAGAACTGGACATTGTATTGCTCTCTTCCAAGGGATCCATGCGATGTTTATGCTCTTTGTGGGTCCTTCAGTAGCTGCAGCAACTACAGCTCTCCCTCCTGTGAGTGTTTGCAAGGCTTTGAGCCTCTGTCCATGGAAGAATGGAATTTAGGTGATCACACCAGAGGTTGTGCTAGAAAAACATCTCTGCAGTGCGATGAAAATGATGGATTCATGAAGTTGTCCGGTGTGCAGCTGCCCACCAATCCTGAATCTTTAGCAGTCAGCAGCGCAAAAGAGTGTCAATCCACTTGCTTGAAGAATTGTTCATGTGTTATTTTTTCTTATGGTTCCAAGTGTTTGATGTGGAACGGGGATTTTCTCAACCTTAAAAAACTGTCTGTAAGTTCGAATAATGATGCAAAGTTAGGAGTTCTTTATCTTCGGCTTGCTGGTTCCGAGCTGGCGAGGCCTAAATCTGAGAAGTTGAGGACTGTGGCTGTCATCAGCTCTGTGGTAGCTCTTGTTCTTATCACCAGCTTTGTTTTGGTGTTGATCTGGAGATTCTGTTGGAAGCCTACTCTTGGAAATCCTGAGGCAGCTCAAGGTTTTCTGGTTCCATTCGATTACAAAGCTATAAAGAGGGCCACCAAGGATTTCTCCGAGAAACTCGGGCAAGGAAGTTTTGGGACTGTGTTCAAGGGAATTTTGCCAGACTCAACCGTCATTGCTGTCAAGAAACTTGAAGGTGTTAGGCAAGGGGAGAAGCAGTTCAGGATGGAAGTAAGCACGATCGGGATGATTCAACATGTTAATCTAGTCCGTCTCCTTGGATTCTGCTCTGAAGGTGATAAAAGGCTACTAGTTTATGATTACATACCCGGGGGTTCGTTAGATTCATATCTGTTCAAAAGTAGCTCCAAAATCTTAGACTGGAAGCAGAGGTACCAAGTTGCACTGGGGATTGCCAGAGGCTTAGCTTATCTCCATGAGAAATGTAGAGAATGCATCATGCACTGCGATATCAAGCCTGAGAACGTACTTTTAGATATGAATATGTGTCCAAAGATTGCAGATTTTGGTATGGCAAAGCTCCTCGGTCATGAATTTAGCCGAGTACTGACAAGCATGAGAGGAACTTTTGGCTATCTAGCTCCAGAATGGCTCACAGGCTCTGCCATCACTCCAAAAGCTGATGTTTATACATATGGATTGATGCTCCTTGAGATAATCTCAGGCAGGCGAAACACAGACAGAATAGGAGATGGAGAATTTGGGTACTTCCCTCTCTGGGCTGCAATCAAAGTGAATGAAGGTGATTGTCTTTGCTTACTAGATGAGAAGTTGGAGGGAGGTGCCGACATCGAAGAGCTTAGTCGTGCTTCCAAAATTGCTTGCTGGTGTATTCAGGATCAAGAAAGCAGTAGACCAACAATGGGACATGTGGTTCAGCAATTGGAGGGAGTTTTAGATATGGGAATGCCTCCGATCCCTAGTTTGCTTCAGAAACTTGTCGTGGATTCCCGCATTAGCACTTTGTCAGAGTCTACAGGGTAA